DNA from Triticum aestivum cultivar Chinese Spring chromosome 7D, IWGSC CS RefSeq v2.1, whole genome shotgun sequence:
ttattggaatctttaaaaggacttatattttggaacggagagagtattacATTCTCAAAAAATAGTTAGAAACTTAATATGAAGGTTACATACAGTAACACAATTAGTTTATAAACTTAACTTATAAAGAGTTTGTTTATATTTTGACATACTTCAGTGATTGATAGGTTCATGTAACATTAAATATATTCATCAGTTATAACGCTTTAAGTTATGCAAGCACTGGTATACAACGAAATGAATATATTTTACATTATTTGTATCTGTAAGTAAATCTTTCTTTAATGTATTCCGTTAATGTATGATAATAAGTTTTGCATTACAAATATTTATGTTAACAAATAATCCCTATGTGTGAAAATTTAACAAGTTTTTCTAGACTATCATAGTGTCAAAAAATCTCTTATATTTTGAAATTTTTTAATATGTATGAACATTATTTAATAGACGATAAAATATTATgtaaatacatgatgaacattttgaaaaacatgacaagtttatttttattacatgatgaacatttttatgtGCAATTATTTTTTTATATacgatgaatatttttcaaataacaGTATAAACATTATTAATATAACACAAACAGTTTTTAATACACGGCATTTTTATGTGCACCGCCGGCCTAACCACCTACTGTCGTCGCCCACGGCAAGTGGCGCTCCCCCATCAACACCGCCCTCCCCCCAATTGCCACCCACCGCCGTGCTGTCGTCGGCCTTTGCCACGAACTATTTTTTTTGGCGAACCTGCGCCCCCACCCCAAAGACCCCTAAGATTGCTTGCCACCCTAAGTTAGATAGTGGGGTCGTCTGCCACCCTAAGATACAGACCCTGAGGGCTTCTCCGACGAGCCGGCGGTTGCTTCTTCTTTCTCTCCGGCAGCTTTTTCCTTCCGtccaaaatcgactgacccaaatttgaTTTTCAGGCCACTTAAATTAGACCAATGGGGGAGGAGCTCCGCCACATTATTATTAAGAAGGAAGGTGTGAGACACCAAGTTTTAAATCCGCGAAATAAATTCCTCCCACAAGATTCGAACTTGGGTCAGCCAAGGCAGACAACCGTGCTCTTGCCACTGGGCTAGATGCACTGGATTTTCAGGccacttagagcatctctagcagaccctgtaTAAAGCCgggacccgcaaaataaccgccaaaatacgGGTCGGCGCGGAAAATGTTGCCCGACCAGTCCCTGCAAACGCGTCGGACCCGTAAATTTTTTTGAGGAGCGCGGTAAAATCCCATCCCCAACCTGCGAAAACGCAGGTTTCCGCCTCGCCCCGATGGTGCCCCGTATCCCAGGAAAgcggttggcgggagggacatttcagcccgcacCCTTTCCCCACCCCCTtccgccgccgcccaccattgGTTTCGCCCGTCCGCCACCGACGATTCCGACCAAATGTGCGAGCAGAATCACGCCGCGGGGGAACGCCTACCCTCTTCCCCCGAGCCGCTTCACCGGCTCCCTGGATTCGCCGATCCGAGTCGCCCCTAGTCACCATCACCGCCCGTGATCCACCGTCCCGAGCCGCCCGTGATCCACCGTCCCGAGCCGCCCCTAGTCGCCGTGGCCTCCTCGGGATCCATCGCCGCAGAGCCACCGCCCTGAGCCGCCGGTGAGTACTTGTACTTGTGCTTGTGCCGAATGTATGCATAGTTGGTTAACGCGGCGTGCGTATTTGTGAATTTAGATGGAGCCCATGCGAGAAGTTTTTGCTCGAGGATTCGTCCGAATCTCGGATGTTGAGACGTTGCTTGCCAACTATCGCCAGCAGACATTGGTGATGGCCCTCGCCGTGAAGGAGCACGAAGATGAGAACCGAAAGAGGCGGCAAGGGTCGACCGTCTATGCATTCCTCGACTTTTCCACCCCACGCTACTACCATGGCATGTCCTGGAGGGCACGGTGAGGACCACTTAATAGTAGCGCAGAGTTTCTGTACCCGCACTACTACTACCTTGTACCTGTAGCATGTGGCTTCATGCCGCACTTATACGAAAGCACATTTAACCCGCATCACTATTAAATGGTTGCCTATatgggttttcctagtagtgaacggAGCGGCGGGCAGTCCTTGTAGTGGCAGTCCTATGAAAGATAGTACATTACATGTCATCGTCTTTCTAACAAATTACACAAGGAGAAAACCTGAGGTTTCAAAAGGAAAAAAGAACATCACTGCCATGTCATCATCTAGTTTCTATTAGGGGAAAATAAGACAAGGTGTGAGCTCCATGGTCAAGTTCCATTTATGGTTTAGTTGAATTGAGCCTCGATGAGTTTTCAAAGTTTGGTGTTACCAAGACATGAGCCATGCCTGGATATGGGAAATGTTATAGCTACTATGGAAAATCTGGATGTTACCACTGTACATGGAAGATTATAAATGGTGCCAAGCAAACCTAGGAAATCCAACTTCCAAATGCACAAGTCTATGTACAAAACACCATGTACCTGCCTAAGCACATCGCAGAGACAGATTCGACATATGTGGTCGATGACAAAATTATATTATAGGGCAGCATAAAATGAAGCTTCCTTTTGCTTTTCAAGAATTGACGGCAAAGGCCTCCCGGCTATATAACAAGGAACATTATCTAGGAAAAACATCATCCAAGGTAATCGCCTAAATAAGAACACTCCTTAAGATTCTGGAAATGGACCAACAAAGTAGTAGCAAAGCTATGCGGCATCTTTGTGAAGCAGCTTATCGCTTCTTGGAGACACCAACAGTCTTTCCTCTCCTGCCGGTAGTCTTGGTGTGCTGACCGCGGACACGCACACCCCAGTAGTGACGCAGACCACGATGGTTCCTGTAAAAGAGAAGGGTGTCAAGCATAAGTGATCGCTCACACATGTACGTACTAGGACAATGATACTGCAACAGTGAAGTATGAAGGAATGAGCCATCAGGCATCAGCATATATCTCTTGGAAACAAAGCATTGATATACAGAAGAGTTGGGTCATATACAATGTACAATAGAAGGGTACACATGAAAACATTGACAATCATCAATTACCAGATTACAAGCATATGAACAGCGAGGCGGTTAGGCCTGATATGTGAAGTGCAAGCATCACCAGTAGTCGAATCTAACACATGGACATATATCAACCAATAGCAAGGGGCAAAAAGAAAAGAGGTTATACCTGATCTTCTTGAGCCTCTCAAGGTCATCCCTGAGCTTCATGTCCACGGCGTTGGACACGACCTGGGAGAACCTGCCGTCCTTGTAGTCCTTCTTCCTGTTGAGGAACCAGTCCGGCACCTTGAACTGGCGCGGGTTGTGCACCACCGCCATCAGACGGTCCATCTCCTCCGCGGAAAGCTCTCCGGCCCTGCACACCACCCGCACAGAAGACAGCGCACGGCTCAGCACCACGGCGAGATGTGGCGAGAAAGGGGGGCGGACGGTTCCTCACCTCTTGTTCATGTCGATGTCGGCCTTCTTGCAGACGATGTTGGAGAAGCGGCGGCCCACACCCTTGATGGAGGTGAGCGCGAACATGATCTTCTGCTTACCGTCGACGTTGGTGTTGAGCACACGCAGGATGTGCTGGAACTCCTCACCCGCGCTCAGCGACTGCGGCAGAAGAAGAATCACGGACGTCAGTCAGCACACGAGGCGGGATCAgcgagatgaggaggaggagggcggagaTGGCTTACCATGGCTGcagtcggcggcggcgacggcggcggctggggcgCGAGGGGGCTGGAGCGGGAGGAGGTTTTGGAGGCGGGGACGGGGACGAATTATATATATACCCCAGTGAGACCCTAGTGCGGACGGCTGTGATCTGCGGGCGGCTTTGTTGGGCTCTCTTTGAACGGGCCTTTTTCTGGACTTTCTCGGCCTCTTTTTGAACGGGCCGCCTCGTAGGGGAGGGGGCTTCGAATTCTCTCAAAGCAACCCGCAGGCAGGCTCAGGTCGGGGAAGATCCTGCCGCCGGCCTGGCTCCATGCCGGTGGAGCTCCTGCCGCTGTTAAATCTTATCCTGCAGATTCTCCCCTGCTGCCGGCCGCTGCTTCGCACAGGACTCCAAAAACGAGCCCGTCTCCTCCCCCTCCGGCAGCGGCGTCCGGCGCCGTCGCACCTCCTCACTCCTTCCCGAGCATACCAGGAGCTCCGCCTCGCGGATACCTACGCCCTCCTTGAGCCACGCTTGCTGGGAAGCCGCTGATCGACGGACTCCTCCCACTCCGGCCGTCGATTCCGCACACGAGCTCAATGCCATCTGGTTTCCCCGAGCGGCTCAACAGCTTCCGGGTGATCTTCGGGTCCTCCAGGTCACTTTTCCCCTGTCGATTGGTTGCTGGTTCGCCTGGCCGTGCTGGTCTGCCGCTTGCTGCCATTGGAGCTCGTCAGTAGCTCCTCCAGTGACCAAAAACCGGCGCCCACGCTGCCATTGGAGTATCACCCACGTTCGGGTGCGTGCACGCTCGCCCACGCTACATGCTTGCCGGTGGAGCTCCTCGTGCTGACCTGCTCTTCTTCGCTGCTCATCTTCTCTGAAGACGAAGGTACAGTATAATCTCTGGTCTTCTACTCTTCTTCCCCTGTCGATTGATCTGTAGCGACTGTTGTTGTTGTAATCTCTTCGTCATGCTGTTGCTTGTTGTATCAAAAATTAACTCGTAAGATATGTGACTTAGATCAGTCATTCAAGATAACACTATTTATGCATGGCACATGAGTACAGACCTGATAATTAAGTAACTGACTTAGTCCATTAGTTTGACTCAATTCCAATTTAGCATGGATTCACAAGCACATAGATGCATCCACAGCTCTGGGACCTTTATCAGTACTAGAGGAACAAACAAGAGAATGGCTGTAGAAACTGTTTGTACCATGATTTATTAGACAGAATGGAGTCAAACTAATGGACTATCGCCGGCAAAACGATCTGGCAAGTAGACCTTCTAGTAAGGGTGAGCTGTACTGCTAGGCATGGTACTAATATGTTCAAGTTGTAAAAATATGAGCAAGTAGACCTTCTAGTAAGGGTGAGCTGTACTGCTAGGCATGGTACTAATATGTTCAGGTTGTAAAAAAATGTTCAGGTTTGGACTTGTGTCTGTACTGCTAGGCATGGTACTATGAGCAAGTTGAACTTGATGTAACATACACCAGTTGCCTGTTTTGACTTCATAAGGGTGAGTAACTAAAGTAAAATTACTGATGCTAAGTTAACTTCAGTTAAATTACTGATGCTAAAGTTAAATTCAGTTAAGGGTGAATAACTAAAGTAACTTCCTATTGGAAGTCGAGAGAAGCAAGCAAACAAGAAAGGAACAAGACATGGTCAAAATTCAGTTAAGATACCTACAGTAAAATCCAATTGTATGACAGGAGTTGAAATCCAATTGTACTCCAGTTAAGATTCAGTGAAAATTTACTCCAATCAGGTTTTATGCACTTGTTTCACACTAGGAGTATGACAGGAGTAGTTTATATGGAAAGGTAATAAATCTGTTGAGACTTACTTAGGCTATCCCAGTAAACTTGATAGTATACTTCAACAGTCAGTATTATAAGAAATATGTAATCTTTTGAGAGTATATTTGACAGTATAGTTGAACATTCAGATGGGAAGTTTCCACTATGTCTTATGTCTTGTCCTTGTGTATGTCTTGTCCTTAtgttggaattatttgaattatttGTAATTAGATGGAATTATTTGAACAAGTGTCAACATTCAGTTAACTATTTTGtccaaattcagttaactactgtgtcaaaattcagttaactactgtGTCAAATCAAGAAATGGAGCAGCATGACATGACCAAAACATTCAACTTCAGAGATGACCAAAACATTCAGTTTAGAGTAAAACATTCAGTCTAAATTATCAGAACTCTGTCAATACATTCAGCCCAAATCTGTGCTACGCAAGTTCTCCAACATTTGCTAATTGCCTATTGTTTTGAACATCTATCagtacttgatgacccacaagtgtaggggatctattgtagtcctttcgataagtaagagtgtcgaacccaacgaggagcagaagtaaatgacaagcggttttcagcaaggtattctctgcaagcactgaaattatcgttaacagatagttttgtgataaggtaatttgtaacggataacaagtaatgaaagtaaataaggtgcagcaagatggcccaatcttttttgtagcaaaggacaagtctggacaaactgttatataaagaaaagcgctcccgaggacacatgggaattatcgtcaagctagttttcatcatgatcatatgattcgcgttcgttactttgataatttggtatgtgggcggaccggtgcttgggtactgccctttcttggacaagcatcccacttatgattaacccctattgcaagcatccacaactacaaaagaagtattaaggtaaacttaaccatagcatgaaacatatggatccaaatcagccccttacgaagcaacgcataaactagggtttaagcttttgtcactatagcaacccatcatctacttattacttcccaatgccttcctctaggcccaaacaatggtgaagtgtcatgtagtcgacgttcacataacaccactagaggagagacaacatatatctcatcaaaatatcgaacgaataccaaattcacatgactacatagcaagacttctcccatgtcctcaggaacaaacgtaactactcacaaatcatattcatgttcataatcagaggggtattaatatgcataaaggatctgaacatatgatcttccaccaaataaaccaactaacatcaactacaaggagtaatcaacactactagcaacccacaggtaccaatctgaggctttgggaaaaagattggatacaagagatgaactagggttttagaggagatggtgctggtgaagatgttgatggagattgaccccctcccgatgagaggatcgttggtgatgacgatggcgatgatttccccctcccggagggaagtttccccggcagaacagctctgccggagccctagattggttccgccaaggtcccgcctcgtggcggcggagtttcttcccgaaagtttgcttatgattttttccagggtaaaagacttcatatagtagaagatgggcaccggaggctgataactcacaagtataggggatcgcaacagttttcgaggtagagtattcaacccaaatttattgattcgacacaaggggagccaaagaatattctcaagtattagcagttgagttgtcaattcaaccacacctggataacttagtatctacagcaaagtatttagtagcaaagtagtatggaagtaacggtaacggtaacaaagtaatatttttgggttttgtagtgattgtaatagtaccaatggaaaagtaaataagcggagaacaatatgtgaaaagctcgtaggcattggatcggtgatggagaattatgccggatgcgattattcatgtaaCAGTTagaacatagggtgatacagaactagctccaattcatccatgtaatgtagggatgtattccgaatatagttgtacgtgcttatggaaaagaacttgcatgacatcttttgtcctaccctcccgtggcagcggggtcctaacgaaaactaagggatattaaggcctccttttaatagagtacggaccaaagcattaacacatagtgaatacatgaacttctcaaactacggtcatcaccgggagtggtcccgattattgtcacttcagggttgccggatcataacacatagtaggtgactatagacttgccagataggatcaagaactcacatatattcatgaaaacacaataggttcagatctgaaatcatggcactcgggccctagtgacaagcattaagcatagcaaagtcatagcaacatcaatctcagaacatagtggatactagggatcaaaccctaacaaatctaactcgattacatgataaatctcatccaacccatcatcgtccagcaagcctacgatggaattactcacgcacgggggtgagcatcatgaaattggtgatggaggatggttgatgatgacgatggcgacggattcccctctccggagccccgaacggactccagatcagccctcccgagagagtttagggtttggtggcggctccgtattgtaaaacgcgatgaatcttttctccctgatatttttctccccgaacacgaatatatggagttggatttgaggtcggtggagctccagggggcccacgaggcagggggcgcgccccccaccctcgtggaaaggttgtgggccccctgcctttattctttcgccagtattttttatattttccaaaaataatctccgtgaagtttcaggtcattccgagaacttttgtttctgcacaaaaataacaccatggcaattctgctgaaaacagcgtcagtctgggttagttccattcaaatcatgcaagttagagtccaaaacaatggcaaaagtgtttggaaaagtagatacgacggagacatatcaactcccccaagcttaaacctttgcttgtcctcaagcaattcagttgataaactgaaagtgataaagaaaaacttttacaaactctgtttgctcttgttgttgtaaatatgtaaagccagcattcaggttttcagcaaagattataactaaccatattcacaatagcatttaggtctcatgtttactcatgtcaatgacataatcaactagcgagcaataataataaatctcggatgacaacactttctcaaaacaatcatgatatgatatgacaagatggtatctcgctagccctttctgagaccgcaaaacataaatgcagagcaccttagacattgtaattaatggtaaaagagatccaatcatagtcatacccaatataaattaatagtaatgaatgcaaatgacagtggtgctctccagctcgtgctttttaataagagggtgatgactcaacataaaagtaaatagataggcccttcgcagagggaagcagggatttgtagaggtgccagagctcaattttgaaatagagataaataatattttgagcggtatacttccattgtcaacataacaaccaagagatgacgatatcttccatgctacacacattataggcgattcccaaacataatggtaaagtttatactccccctccaccaacaagcatcaatccatggcttgctcgaaacaacgagtgcctccaactaacagcagtcccgggggagttttgtttgcaattattttgatttgatttgaataaagcatgggactgagcatcccggtgaccagccattttctcgtgagtgaggagcggagtccactcctcttgagaataacccgcctaacatggaagatacggacatcccaactgagctattcgagcatataaaacagaatttcatttgaaggtttggagtttggcacatacaaatttacttggaacgacaggtagataccgcatataggatggtatggtggactcatatggaataactttggggtttaagggattggatgcacaagcagtattcccgcttatacaagtgaaggctagcaaaagactgggaagcgaccaactagagagcgacaacagtcatgaacatgcattaaaattaatgaacattgagagcaatcatgagtaggatataatccaccatgaacataaatatcatgaaggctatgttgatttgtttcaactacatgcgtgaacatgtgccaagtcaagtcactcgaatcattcaaaggaggataccactctatcataccacatcacaaccattttaatagcatgttggcacgcaaggtaaaccattataactcctagctaattaaacatggcataagcaactataatctctaattgtcattgcaaacatgtttattcataataggctgaatcaggaacgatgaactaatcatatttacaaaaacaagagaggtcgagttcatactagcttctctcatctcaatcaatccatcatatatcgtcataattgcctttcacttgcacgaccgaacgatgtgaataataatagaagtgcacgtgcattggactaagctggaatctgcaagcattcaataaacaggagaagacaaggcaatatgtgctcttggttaaatcaacaataatgcatataagagccacttcaataatttaatcatggtcttctcctatcgacccccaaagaaaagaaaagaaataaaactatttacacgggaaagctcccaacaagcaaaagaagaacaggaaatatttttggttttttttaattactactactacagcaagaaaataaactagctaaaagctattactatttttttgttttcttaaggtttttcaaacacacaagaagaaagcataaaaaggaaaataaactagcatggatattacaatgaaagagtatgagcaccgacaactagcaatgagtgtgtaaacataaatgtaatgtcggtgagaaatacgtactcccccaagcttaggattttggcctaagt
Protein-coding regions in this window:
- the LOC123168714 gene encoding 40S ribosomal protein S18, with translation MSLSAGEEFQHILRVLNTNVDGKQKIMFALTSIKGVGRRFSNIVCKKADIDMNKRAGELSAEEMDRLMAVVHNPRQFKVPDWFLNRKKDYKDGRFSQVVSNAVDMKLRDDLERLKKIRNHRGLRHYWGVRVRGQHTKTTGRRGKTVGVSKKR